One stretch of Pieris brassicae chromosome 8, ilPieBrab1.1, whole genome shotgun sequence DNA includes these proteins:
- the LOC123713304 gene encoding uncharacterized protein LOC123713304: protein MEAIRRFRLDFCDLSTMIENVDVLLRIVNVKIVKANDRPINMIILLIWVTSLICYYYAYIVSTIWFVFIRCPETGDLIAASIIFSLAACSQPSFITMFQMIIYKKKVQELIENLQGINYLVKPDTTFSKNLQTHLRYIKKRAMVVWITMVVNGMVYILIPIVMPGRHLPEDLQILYGLEPMFKSPNFEIAVIITALGVYICVFSLANVTAMNIVVLGYIEAQMIALSKEIRNVWNSAEYFYRKHAISYKSSGSKQIIKNIFVNEKLKEIIYFHVKCIKALKYYENVFNVTKAIEFLLIVLGIISELLGGVGSTYLEISFTVVLISIECISGQKLKDASMMFERAVYGCKWENFDVNNRKTILFMLPSAQRTLKITAGGTTPLDFSCMLLVFRFSYSTYNTLRLMVK, encoded by the exons caATCAACAtgataatactattaatatgGGTGACTTCCCTTATATGCTACTATTACGCCTATATCGTCTCGACAATATGGTTCGTGTTTATTCGGTGTCCAGAAACAGGGGACTTGATAGCCGCATCAATAATATTCTCTTTGGCTGCGTGTAGTCAGCCATCGTTCATCACCATGTTTcaaatgattatttacaa aaaaaagGTCCAagaattaatagaaaatcttCAAGGAATTAATTACTTAGTAAAGCCGGATACAACCTTTTCCAAAAACCTTCAAACGCATTTACGCTACATCAAAAAACGAGCGATGGTCGTGTGGATTACGATGGTCGTTAATGGAATGGTGTATATTTTGATACCCATAGTGATGCCGGGAAGACACCTGCCTGAAGATCTTCAAATACTTTACG gaTTGGAACCTATGTTTAAGTCACCCAACTTCGAAATCGCAGTGATTATCACAGCATTAGGCGTGTATATTTGCGTATTTTCGTTGGCAAATGTAACAGCAATGAACATAGTTGTACTCGGCTACATTGAAGCGCAAATGATCGCGCTCAGTAAAGAAATCAGGAACGTGTGGAACAGCGCGGAATATTTCTACAGGAAGCACGCTATCTCCTACAAAAGTTCAGGAtcgaaacaaataattaaaaacattttcgtCAACgagaaattaaaagaaataatttactttcacGTAAAGTGTATCAaggcattaaaatattacgaaaacGTATTCAATGTTACAAAGGCAATTGAATTTTTACTCATAGTCTTGGGTATAATTTCAGAATTGCTGGGCGGAGTCGGGAGCACATATTTAGAGATTTCATTCACAGTTGTGTTAATATCGATCGAGTGTATTTCTGGACAAAAATTGAAGGACGCTTCGATGATGTTCGAGAGGGCGGTATATGGTTGTAAATGGGAGAACTTCGACGTCAATAACAGAAAAACTATACTTTTTATGCTACCCAGTGCACAGAGAACTTTGAAAATTACTGCTGGTGGTACTACGCCTTTGGACTTTAGCTGTATGCTGTTAGTGTTCCGATTCAGTTATTCCACGTACAATACACTGCGGTTAATGGTGAAATAA